A region of Dictyostelium discoideum AX4 chromosome 1 chromosome, whole genome shotgun sequence DNA encodes the following proteins:
- a CDS encoding sucraseferredoxin-like family protein: MSRENLKILTLAATIGFSVAVTTFLFRYYSNNNHNLSSFNVQENNTPTTKSTPTPTPAPEPSTNSNVNKGQRQQPQILDIEELIAKCGFCRPEMVDSNRETPNNSISTYHRHYFICTGIPSEEWPAKLYSATPLLESFQQVMKKYENNPRKNQIINATDIQPLNKDSLDVIIFPEMVKLVGLTPNTMEKVLTYFQDNDTIDLSTFPMEIQVEQLSGKYIFICTHKQKDQRCGYCGPILVDQLRDQIKERSLEKEIQVFGTSHVGGHKYAGNVLVFPPGNWYGYVTPDDVSSIIDSTISGEVIQKLHRGTMGTEIPKKEKKH; this comes from the exons atgagtagagaaaatttaaagattttaactCTTGCTGCTACTATTGGTTTTTCAGTTGCAGTGACTACCTTTTTATTTAgatattattcaaataataatcataatttatcatcatttaacGTCCAAGAAAATAATACTCCAACTACaaaatcaacaccaacaccaacaccagcTCCAGAACCATCAACTAATTCAAATGTTAATAAAGGTCAAAgacaacaaccacaaataTTAGATATTGAAGAATTAATCGCAAAATGTGGCTTTTGCAg accAGAAATGGTAGATTCAAATAGAGAAACACCAAATAATTCTATTTCGACATATCATAgacattattttatttgtactGGTATTCCAAGTGAAGAATGGCCAGCTAAATTATATAGTGCTACACCACTTTTAGAAAGTTTTCAACAAGTAATGAAAAAGTATGAAAATAATCCAAGAAAGAATCAAATTATCAATGCAACAGATATTCAACCATTGAATAAGGATAGCTTAGATGTAATCATTTTCCCAGAAATGGTTAAATTGGTTGGATTAACTCCAAACACTATGGAAAAAGTTTTAACCTATTTCCAAGATAATGATACTATTGATCTTTCAACATTCCCAATGGAAATTCAAGTTGAACAATTGAGTGGAAAATATATCTTTATTTGTACTCATAAACAAAAAGATCAACGTTGTGGTTATTGTGGTCCAATTTTAGTCGATCAATTAAGAGATCAAATTAAAGAAAGATCTttggaaaaagaaattcaagTATTTGGTACCTCTCATGTCGGTGGTCATAAATATGCTGGTAACGTTTTGGTTTTCCCACCAGGTAACTGGTATGGTTATGTAACTCCTGATGATGTCTCCTCAATCATTGATTCTACAATCTCTGGTGAAGTCATTCAAAAACTTCATCGTGGTACTATGGGTACTGAAATcccaaaaaaagaaaaaaaacattaa
- a CDS encoding hypothetical protein (Q8NBS3 Sodium bicarbonate transporter-like protein 11 (Bicarbonate transporter-related protein-1)) codes for MLVEKKNIQHSPINWKLDTRSKLDLEQSKDCLYFFEQESNEQQQQSLVDIVYFLYDNVINDFIKNKNKNQINNRDIFKTNIFNNDNKNSLKEYIKIEKYLILWCSLDNIKENAYCFYRLNNNNNNNENNNNNNKNNLEYLILIVGPTQIQQSKSSEEIAKSFSSAISYPSVQYQLHQARNKQEVIESFVTFLNNIENDNENQFERKLIPPIKNNNNYKEQNNESLKPLESVSNGLDHENYDNDDDDDDINDDTNINNKENSKLNFKYLINDIKYRYDFEIYKSDWKDGLKDWKSFQKTLSTTVFLFFAILLPSIAFGVLNYSNTEGLLGVSKTIIAQGIGGMIFALLSGQPMVILLSTAPLAIFIKITYSISIENGLDFYSLYSMIGLFNGFFLIIYSISGASRLMKYSSRFIEETFAIFITIAFLYDGIKPIVVLFIDNLYSCDNNCQLTNQTPVFTLLISLCTLWICFKLSNFNQTKYFNGVFRNLISDYALFLGVLISSAIRWTVFLPLEDEHFSHGLDDLLNTEIKMLPVWAYFLALALGFLLSLLYFVDQNISCSLATTPSHNLKKWSGVHLDLLIVAFINIVLSFLGLPWLHGALPHSSLHVRALATIESFTDTSTGETKEIFISVQETRASGFFSHLLIFICIFLVSNILIYIPIPVLYGVFFFLGVKATVGNQFWYRILLLITDNTFLPNSNMIRYCTKLEIHKFTTFQIICLLIFCFISFYPNPYLTIFFPLFLTILIPIKNYLLPIYFKKIIINILDN; via the coding sequence atgttggtggaaaaaaaaaatattcaacatTCACCAATCAATTGGAAGTTAGATACTAGGTCAAAATTAGATTTAGAACAATCAAAAGATTGTTTATACTTTTTTGAACAAGAATCAAacgaacaacaacaacaatctcttgttgatattgtatattttttatatgataatgtaattaatgattttataaaaaataaaaataaaaatcaaattaataatagggatatttttaaaacaaatatatttaataatgataataaaaatagtttaaaagaatatattaaaattgaaaaatatttaatattatggTGTTCACTAGataatataaaagaaaatgcatattgtttttatagattaaataataataataataataatgaaaataataataataataataaaaataatttagaatatttaatattaattgttggACCAacacaaattcaacaaagtAAATCAAGTGAAGAGATTgcaaaatcattttcatcagcAATTTCTTACCCATCAGTTCAATATCAATTACATCAAGCAAGAAATAAACAAGAAGTTATCGAATCATTTgttacatttttaaataatattgaaaatgataatgaaaatcaatttgaaagaaaattaattccgccaataaagaataataataattataaagaaCAAAACAATGAATCTTTAAAACCACTTGAAAGTGTTTCAAATGGATTAGATCATGAAaattatgataatgatgatgatgatgatgatattaatgatgatactaatattaataataaagaaaattcaaaacttaattttaaatatttaattaatgatattaaatatagatatgattttgaaatttataaatcagATTGGAAAGATGGATTAAAAGATTGGAAAAGTTTTCAAAAAACATTATCAACAAcggtatttttattttttgcaaTTTTATTACCATCTATTGCATTTggtgttttaaattattcaaatactGAAGGATTACTTGGAGTTTCAAAAACTATAATAGCTCAAGGAATTGGTGGTATGATATTTGCATTATTATCAGGTCAACCAATGgtgattttattatcaacagCACCATTGgcaatttttataaaaataacttattcaatatcaattgaGAATGGATTAgatttttattcattatatTCAATGATTGGATTGTTTAATGGGTTTttcttaataatttattcaattagTGGTGCAAGTAGATTAATGAAATATTCATCAAGATTCATTGAAGAGACATTTGCAATCTTTATTACCATTGCATTCTTATATGATGGTATAAAACCAATAGTAGTTCTATTCATTGATAATCTTTATAGTTGTGATAATAATTGTCAACTTACAAATCAAACACCAGTTTTCACATTACTAATTTCATTATGTACACTTTGGATTTGTTTTAaactttcaaattttaatcaaacaaaatatttcaatggtgtatttagaaatttaatttcagatTATGCTTTATTTTTAGGAGTTTTAATATCATCTGCTATTCGTTGGACAGTGTTTTTACCACTGGAGGATGAGCATTTTTCACATGGTTTagatgatttattaaatactgaaattaaaatgttaCCGGTATGGGCTTATTTTTTAGCTTTGGCATTGGGTTTcttattatcattactatACTTTGTAGATCAGAATATTTCATGCTCATTAGCTACGACACCATCAcataatttaaagaaatggAGTGGTGTCCATTTGGATCTTTTAATAGTtgcatttattaatatagtATTATCATTCCTTGGTTTACCATGGCTTCATGGAGCATTGCCACATTCATCATTACATGTTAGAGCATTGGCTACAATTGAATCATTCACCGATACTTCAACAGGTGAAACTAAAGAAATTTTCATTTCAGTTCAAGAAACTCGTGCATCTGGTTTCTTTTctcatcttttaattttcatttgtatatttttggtttcaaatattttaatttatattccAATTCCAGTTTTATATGGtgttttcttctttttagGTGTGAAAGCAACAGTTGGTAATCAATTTTGGTAtagaatattattattaataactgATAATACTTTTctaccaaattcaaatatgaTTAGATATTGTACAAAATTGGAAATTCATAAATTCACTACTTTTCAAATCATTTGTTTACTTATATTTTGCTTTATCTCATTTTATCCAAACCCTTATTTAACAATATTCTTTCCATTATTTCttacaattttaattccaattaaaaattatttattaccaatatattttaaaaaaattataataaatatattagataattaa
- the H3c gene encoding histone H3, whose translation MARTKQTARKSTGAKVPRKHLSSKSSFPSKPVNEVLKKTHRFRPGTVALREIRRYQKSSDLLIKKLPFQRLVREIAQEFKTDLRFQAAAIEALQEATEAYLVGLFEDTNLCAIHAKRVTIMVKDIQLARRIRGERA comes from the exons a TGGCCCGTACAAAACAAACAGCTAGAAAATCAACAGGTGCTAAAGTTCCAAGAAAACATTTAAgttcaaaatcatcatttcCAAGTAAACCTGTTAATGAAGTTTTAAAGAAGACCCATCGTTTCAGACCAGGTACTGTTGCACTTAGAGAAATCCGTAGATATCAAAAATCATCTgatcttttaattaaaaagttaCCATTTCAACGTTTAGTAAGAGAAATAGCACAAGAATTTAAAACTGATCTTCGTTTCCAAGCTGCTGCAATTGAAGCTCTCCAAGAAGCAACTGAAGCATACTTGGTCGGTCTATTTGAAGATACTAATTTATGTGCAATTCATGCCAAACGTGTTACTATCATGGTTAAAGATATTCAATTAGCAAGACGTATCAGAGGTGAACGTgcttaa
- the H3b gene encoding histone H3 — MARTKQTARKSTGAKVPRKHLGNKSSQKSFPSTQGLKKTHRFRPGTVALREIRRYQKSSELLIKKLPFQRLVREIAQEFKTDLRFQAAAIQALQEASEAYLVGLFEDTNLCAIHAKRVTIMVKDIQLARRIRGERA; from the exons a tGGCCCGTACAAAACAAACCGCTAGAAAATCAACTGGTGCTAAAGTACCAAGAAAACATTTGGGTAACAAATCTTCTCAAAAATCTTTTCCATCAACCCAAGGTTTAAAGAAGACCCATCGTTTCAGACCAGGTACTGTCGCACTTAGAGAAATCCGTAGATACCAAAAGTCATCTGAACTCTTAATCAAGAAGTTACCATTCCAACGTTTAGTTAGAGAAATCGCACAAGAATTCAAAACCGATCTTCGTTTCCAAGCTGCTGCCATCCAAGCTCTTCAAGAAGCCTCAGAAGCTTACTTGGTTGGTCTCTTTGAAGATACCAATTTATGTGCCATCCACGCTAAACGTGTCACTATCATGGTTAAGGATATTCAATTAGCCAGACGTATCAGAGGTGAACGTgcttaa
- the nek2 gene encoding NEK family protein kinase: MDQYEILGALGKGSFGVVSKIKRKEDGRVLVWKEICYENMQEKEKQLLVNEVNILQKLKHQNIVRYYDRIIDKPSSRLYIIMEHCSGGDLSQLIKKCRNERTYMDEEVIWRTLLQILSALQEIHNRKDGVILHRDIKPGNLFLDENKNIKLGDFGLAKILNESLYAHTFVGTPYYMSPEQIHGLKYNERSDVWSVGCLIYEMATLSPPFEATNQAQLTSKIQVGRYNPIPSQYSEHLSKVISLMINVDPKSRPNVNELLGYSFISFKVKERKLNIYYQGLKQMDEDLKIKEKKLSDIERDLQVKEQHLLLREQQINQREKLLLDKENFETQSRINIMNQQLQQQQQNQLQHQISNLSLNCNNSVNSCSSSSNNNTTNSINTQQQIHIQHNTQQQQQQQQTFQPYQIKRTFTTPLPNFK, translated from the exons atggATCAATATGAAATATTAGGTGCATTAGGAAAAGGGTCATTTGGTGTTGTTTCAAAGATCAAAAGAAAAGAAGATGGAAGAGTTTTAGTTTGGAAAGAAATTTGTTATGAAAATATgcaagaaaaagagaaacaaTTATTAGTGAATGAAGTTAATATccttcaaaaattaaaacatcaaAATATTGTTAGATATTATGACAGAATCATTGATAAACCATCTTCAAGATTATATATTATCATGGAACATTGTTCTGGTGGTGATTTATCACAacttattaaaaaatgtagAAATGAAAG aacATATATGGATGAAGAAGTAATTTGGAGAACATTACTTCAAATTTTATCAGCACTTCAAGAAATTCATAATAGAAAAGATGGTGTAATTTTACATAGAGATATTAAACCaggtaatttatttttagatgaaaataaaaatattaaattgggtgattttggtttagctaaaattttaaatgaatcacTTTATGCTCATACTTTTGTTGGTACTCCATATTATATGAGTCCT GAACAAATTCATGGACTTAAATATAATGAAAGATCAGATGTTTGGTCAGTTGGTTGTTTAATTTATGAAATGGCAACATTATCACCACCATTTGAAGCAACAAATCAAGCTCAATTAACAAGTAAAATTCAAGTTGGTAGATATAACCCAATTCCATCACAATATTCTGAACATCTTTCAAAAGTTATCTCTTTAATGATTAATGTTGAT ccaaAATCAAGACCAAAtgtaaatgaattattaggatattcttttatttcatttaaagttaaagaaagaaaattaaatatctATTATCAAGGTTTAAAACAAATGGATGAAGATTTAAAGattaaagaaaagaaattatcagATATTGAAAGAGATCTCCAAGTTAAAGAACAACATTTACTCTTGAGAGAACAACAAATTAATCAAAGAGAGAAACTTTTATTAGATAAAGAAAACTTTGAAACTCAAAGTAGAATCAATATCAtgaatcaacaattacaacaacaacaacaaaatcaattacaacatCAAATTAGTAATCTTTCTCTCAATTGTAATAACAGTGTTAatagttgtagtagtagtagtaataataatactactaaTAGTATAAAtactcaacaacaaattcatatTCAACATAacacacaacaacaacagcaacaacaacaaacattCCAACCAtatcaaattaaaagaacTTTTACTACCCCACTCCCAAATTTTAAGTAA
- the rpl35a gene encoding S60 ribosomal protein L35a, with the protein MEKIYSKGVVLGYRRSQATQYPNISLIKIEGVVSREDSTFYLGKKVCLVSKVSKSAKNPTGHKISWGKICKTHGSSGVVQARFARNLPPKAMGAPVRVMLYPSNI; encoded by the exons ATGGAAAA gaTTTACTCAAAAGGTGTCGTTTTAGGTTACAGAAG aTCACAAGCTACTCAATACCCAAACATCAGTTTAATCAAAATTGAAGGTGTTGTCTCACGTGAAGATTCAACTTTTTATTTAGGTAAAAAAGTCTGTTTAGTCAGCAAAGTTTCCAAATCAGCCAAAAACCCAACTGGTCACAAAATTTCATGGGGTAAGATTTGCAAAACCCACGGTAGTTCAGGTGTTGTCCAAGCTCGTTTCGCCAGAAACCTCCCACCAAAAGCTATGGGTGCCCCAGTCAGAGTTATGTTATACCCATCAAACATctaa